Part of the Natronobacterium gregoryi SP2 genome, CGGTACAGCCTGCAAGCAGCCCGAGGGTCACGGTGCTGCCGGTCGCTGAGAGCTCTAGGACGGCGCGTCGACTGTACTGATCGGCGGCGTATCGGGTCATCGACAGTGGTAGGCCGTTCGGCGAGAAGAGATGCCGGCCGACACTTGCGGGCACGGCGTTCGACCTGGTCGTGACGAAAACGGGGCGATCTCAGAACGGGAACAGCGACTCCGCCTCGAGATCGCGCTCTAACAGTTCGATCTCGTGACCGTCTTGGTCTTTCGTGAACGCGTACATGTTGTCGTTGCTCTCGGGAGCACGGTAGTCTGGTGCCTCGCGTTCCACAAGTTGGTCCCAGTCGCCCTCGAGGTCGTCGACGCGGAGACAGAGGTGGCCCCAGGCGTCGCCCTGATCGTACGTGCGGCCGTCGTAGTTGTAGGTGAGCTCGAGCGACATCGCCTCGTCGGCTGCGTCTGCGGGTTCGACGAAGTAGTTCGCGAAGGTGTCGGCCTCCCAGCGGCCGACCTCGTCGTACTCGAACTTGCGGGTCCAGAAGCCAAGCGCTTCGTCCGCGTCCTCGACGCGGATCATCGTGTGGTCGAGCGACCAGGTTTCGCCGACATCGCGCTGGACGATTTCGACCTCGTGCCCGTCGGGGTCTCTCACGAACGCGTAGCGGCCGCCACAGGACTCGGGGTCGCGGTAGTCCTCGACACCCTCGTCCATCAACTGCTCGTAATGTTCCTCGAGTTCGCCTTCCGGAACGCGGACCGCAACGTGTCCCCAGGCGTCGCCGAGTTCGACGTCCTCGCCCTCGTTGTGGGTAATCTCGAGCATCGCGCCCTCCTCGTGCATCTCCTCGGGGCCGAGATAGACGATGGTGAAGCCGTCGCCCTCGTAGCGGTCTTTCTCCTCGTACTCGAGGTGAGTCTGGTACCAGTCGAGTGACTTCTCGAGGTCCGAGACGCGAATCATCGTGTGATCGAGCGTGCCGTTCATACCCGTGGAATGGCACGCCTCCTGCAAAAGACTGTGGAACCCGGTCGAGTGGGGAGCCGTTTGGACGGCAAGCGGTATCGGGGATGGAGACGGAGACGGTCCGATGTGATACGGTTTACTGCCGGTTATCTCCGGTGGAAGCGCTTCGGGGCGCGTCCGCCCGGTACATCGGTACGGCAATCCGTCTGAGTCCCATCGGGGAAGGTTACGTCCGCGGGCTCCCCCCTACTCGGTTCGTTCCGTCGGTTCGTCGGGTCCCGCGCTGGCTGTGGGCTCTTGGCCACCGAACGCGGCCTCGGCACCGTCGTCCGAGCCGGAGGCGGGTTTCACAGGCTCACCCTGGTGTTTTTGCTCGACGCTGGCGGCGATCGGATCGACACCCTTGCGACGAGCGTCGAGTTCCGAGAGTGCATAGACCAGGACGACCAGCACGATCGCCCCGATCGAGAGCAGCACTAGCGGCGAAATGGCGGTGATACCCCAGACGAGCAACAACGTGATCGCTACGATCCCGACGGTCCCTGCGTAGTAAAACTGCGTCCTGACGTGGTCGATGAGGTCAGCGCCGGTGAACGTCGAGGACAGCACTGATGTGTCCGAGATCGGCGAGGTGTGGTCGCCGAAGATAGCCCCGGAGAAGATGGTGCCGACGACAGCGGCGACCATCGTGTGATCGCCGGTGAGTTGCCAGGCGACGGGGATCGCGATCGGCGTCAGAATTGCCATCGTCCCCCAGGACGTGCCAGTCGAGAACGCGATAAACGCGGCCGTCACCAGGATGACTGCTGGGAGCACCGACGGCGGCAGGTGTTCACCCACGTACTCGGCGACGTACGCACCCGTGTCGAGCGCGGCGACGACTTCACCGATACCCCACGCGAGCACGAGGATCGAGACGGCCGTGAGCATGAGTCCGAAGCCGTCGATCGTCGTGTCCGTCGCCTCGTTGAAACCGAAGATGTCGTAGACTTTCCCGATCACGAATCCCGAGAGAACCATCGCGAACGAGCCGTATATCAACGCCGTGGCGTAGTCGGCGTCGATAACCATGTCGTAGAGGCCGTCACCGGGATCGTACCCCGTTAGCAGGGCCGAGCCGATCGTGACGACAATGAGGACGACGACCGGGACAAAGAAGCTCAACAGCCGCGGGTTCGTGGCCTCTGGGTCGCCGAGATCGGCCTCGACGTCTTGCATCGGCTGGGCGTCCTCGCGGTAGACCTTCCCCGTACGCAAGGACCGATGCTCGGCGTCGAGCATCTCCCCGTAATCCCGTCGCGTGCCCACGATGATCGCGACCATCACGATCGCGAGAATAGCGTACATGTTGAACGGAATCGAACTGATGAAGATCTCGAACGCCGAGGGGTGGTCCTGGAGTCCAAGATCATCGTACGCGTCCCGAATGAGTCCGAGCTGGAACGCGACCCACGACGAGATACCGAGCGTCGCCACCGGCGCTGCGGTCGAGTCGACGATGTACGACAGTTTCTCGCGGGAGATCAACAACTGGTCGGAGACGTCTTTCATCGTACTCCCGACGATTGCTGTATTCGCGTAGTCGTCGAAAAACAGCAACAGACCGAGCAGCCAGGTAACCGCGCCAGCCTCCCGTTGGGTCTCGAGTCGCGACAGCGCCCAGTTGCGGACGGCGTAGGACCCGCCGAGGTTCCAAATCATGGCGACCCCCGAGCCGAGCAGCAAAGTAAACACCAGGATCTGTGCGTGAAAGCCATCGTCGGCGATGATCGCCGCCACGACCCAGTCGAACGTCGGGACGATTCCGAAACCGGACGCGACGACACCTTCGATCCATCCCCACGGATCGGCGAGCGGATTCGGCCCGCCCGCGTACAGAACTCCCCCCGACCAGATTCCCAAGAACAGGGACAGCACGGCCTTACGCGTCACGAGCGCTAGCACGATCGCTAGCAACGGCGGCAGCAGTGACAGTGCCCCGAATTCGGACATACGCTACGATTGAACGAGGGGACAAATAAATATCGGTGAACGTATGTTGCTTCGATACCCCCAACCCGTGATATTAGTCAAATGAAAACCTGTCGAAATGAAACTGTTCTACTCGCTCGAGACGTATTTCGGCTGTCACGAACGGATCGTCCCGCAGGCGGCACAACCGACCCGTGCCTACCGCCGGAGAATCAGTTTCAGGACGTCCTCGTCTTCGAGGACGTGATCCGTCCCGACCTGCTGTTCGTCGTGGGTGGCACTGGGGCCAGTGACGCGGGCAAAGCGGAACCGCTCTTCCATCTCCCCGCCGAGTTTCTCGATCGCCTCACCGACGGTCGTTCCTTCCTCGACGACCAGCGGCTCTTCCCAGTCGATGCCACGGCTGGGCTTGTTCATGTAGACGCGGATAAGGCCAAGACGATCCCAGATACGGTCTTTCAAGGCCTCGAGGCCCCGCTCGGCCTCGGCGCTGATGAAAGTGACTGCCTCGGGATGCAAGTCGCGCTCGCGGAGTTGTGCGTCGACCGTCTCCTTGTAGTCGGGCTCGATCAGGTCGACCTTGTTGACGCAGGTGATCGAGGGAATGTACTCGCGGTTGTCCATCAGCCCGTCGATCAGTCGGTCGATCGTCACCGTCTCCTGGAGGTTCAGATCGGCGTTGACGTAGCCCTGGTCACGCAACACGTCCTTGATCGTCCCTTCGTCTAGCTCCTGGTCGGTGCTCGAGGTGATCTTGATCCCGTCTTTGTGCTTGGGTCGGACGGTCACCCGTGGTGGCTCCTGGTCGACGCGGATGTTGATGTCGTACAGTTCCTCCTGCAGACGGTCGTACTGTTCGATCTCGAACACTGAGAGGACGAACACGATCAGGTCGGCGTTGCGCACGACCGCAAGTACCTGCTGGCCGTCGCCTTTCCCCGACGCCGCCCCCTCGATCAGCCCTGGGACGTCTAACATCTGGATGTTCGCCCCACGGTGGTTCAGCATGCCGGGATTGACATCCAGCGTCGTAAACTCGTAGGAGCCGGTTTCGCTCTCGGCGTTGGTCAGCGAGTTCAGCAGCGACGACTTGCCGACGCTTGGAAACCCGACCAGCGCGACGGTCGCATCGCCGTGTTTCTCGACGGAATACCCGCCGCCACCGCCAGACCCCGATTGCTGTTTCTCGAGTTGCTCTTTCTTGTCCGCGAGCTTCGACTTGAGCCGGCCGATGTGGGCCTCCGTCGACTTGTTGTAGGGCGTGTTGGCGATTTCTTCTTCGATCTCCTTGATCTCCTCCTCGAGCCCCATTTGTCTGCATTCAGCCGGTCGCACCGAAAAACCCTTTCCATGCGCCGCGACGCCGACCGGTTTCAGTCGCCCACTACGAGAGGTCTGAGTAGTTCACCCACTCCCACTCATTACCGTTGCCAACTCGTTTCGACACCTATAACCAACGGAGGTGAGAACGTCTGGACGAATGTCAGATCCGTCACGGCTGCGTGATAGCACGCAGATCGTCGTCAGGCGAGAGACACTGAACGAACTCGAGCCCCCGATCGACGAGGAGTGTACCGTGACGGTCTTCGAAGAAAGCGAGGACTACTACCGAATCATCGGCAGCCCCGTCGAGATCAAGCAGGCAGGTGAGTACCTGGCACGACGTGGAGTCTCTGTGCCCTGATGGGCGACGCCAGCCGAGACGGACGTCGTCCGTCAACGTCTCTCTTCACGAGCGAGGCCGCGATTCCACCGCATCCGTCCAGCAGTAGCAGTCCGTGTGACGATCAAACCAGCACGTCGACCTCGTAGTCAGCGTCCCGAAGATCCGCGAGGAACGCCTCGACGTGGTCGGGACCGCGCATCTCGAGTTCGATTTCGACTTCGGCGTCGTTCAGTTCGACGCCACGCGAGGTCCGGTCGTGGTTGATCGCGTAGATGTTCGCCTGGTGGTCGGTGAAGATATCGAGCAGTTCCTCCAGTGCGCCCGGTTTATCGGGCAAGACCGTCCGGAACTTCAGGTAGCGGCCGGTCTCGACGAGTCCGCGGACGATAACGTTGCTGAGCGTGTTGAGGTCGATGTTGCCGCCACAGAGGGCTGGAACGATCGTCTCGTTTTCGTCGTAGTCGAACTTCTCGAAGAGGACGGCTGCGAGTGACACTGCGCCTGCCCCCTCGACGACCGTCTTCGAACGCTCGAGCAAGTGGACGATCGTCATGGCGATTTCCGGATCGGAGACAGTGACGACCTCGTCCACGCGCTCCTGAATGTGTGGGAACGTCTGTTCACCGACGCTCCGAGTGGCGATCCCGTCTGCGATCGTGTCCACGCCGTCGAGCGAAACGCGCTCACCCTTCTCGAGGGAGGGCACGGCACTGGAGGCACCTTCGGCCTGGACGCCGACGACGCGTGCGTCGGGTTTCTCGCCCTTGATCGCCGTCGCGATGCCGCTGATCAGCCCGCCACCGCCGATCGGAACGACGACGGTCTCGAGATCGGGACAGTCCGCGACGACCTCGAGGCCGATCGTCCCCTGACCGGCCATCACGTCTTCGTCGTCGAACGCGTGGAGGTAGGTCATCCCTTCCTCGCGTTCGATCTCGTGGGCGTACTCGGCGGCTTCGTTGTAGTCGCTGCCCTCGAGGACGACGGTGGCACCGTAGTTTCTGGTCGCTTTCACCTTCGAGATCGGGGCGTGTTTGGGCATGACGATCGTCGAATCGACTCCCGCACGGGTCGCTGCGAGCGCGACGCCCTGGGCGTGGTTGCCCGCGCTCGCAGTGACGACGCCCGCCTCCCGCTGGTCGTCAGAGAGCGTCGCGATCCTGTTTGTCGCACCGCGAATCTTGAACGCACCCGTTCGCTGGTGGTTCTCCAGTTTCAGGTGGACGTCCGCGCCGGTCATCGAAGAGTAAGTGTCGGAGTACTCGAGCGGCGTATGCCGGGCAGTCTCGCGTACCCGCTCGCGCGCCTCGAGAACGTCCGAGAGTTCGAGCATACGTTCGACTATGCGCGGCTCTCGTAATATTGTTGGCACGACATCCGGCGCGCTCGAGCGCCAATCGACACGATCCAGTGCTCGAGTGTCTGGGTCCGTCTCCAACCGGCCCGTCAGAACGGCGACTGCGATCGATTCCGTTCTTGTTCGTCGAGTAGCCGTCTTCGGTCCGGACGACGACGAACTGGACGGATCGGCCCGACACTATCCGCAAAATCGCTACGTGACGCGATTCCCTCCCTGGTGTAAACGCCGGGGTTCTCTCGCTGTCTGAAGATGGGGCGTGACTCCCCGTTCGGCGTCAGAAGGCGTCGCCCTGGAAGTTCGTCTCGGCGTGGAGATCTCCTTTCAACGCGTCGTGGACCTTACAGAGTTCGAACGCACGCTCGATTATCGCCTCACCAGTCTCGTCGTCGACATCGGCCTCGACGCGGACGTCGAACTGGATCGACTCGAGTTTGTCCTCGTCGTCGAGGTGGCCCGTCGCGTCGATTTCGACTTTTCCCAAGTCTTCGACGTCCCGTTGCTGGCCGCCGACACGGAGGGCAGGCACATAACAGGAACCGTACGCAGCGAGTAGAGCCTCGAGGGTGTCGGGTGCAGCGTCACCGTTGGCGTCGATGGCCGTCTCGAACTCGCGTATCTCGTTTGTCGCGCTGAACCCTTCCGCGGAGGTCGTGGTGACTTCTTTCGACATGGCACTCGAGTCGTCCACGGCTGGTGCTGTAAACGTTGTTCTGTCTGGAGCGACGATCCGTTCGGACGACGAGTCTCGAAGAAGCCGTCGCCGCGACGCTGCGAGAAGCGACGACAGCGCCCCTACAGCTCGAACGTCTCGTCGCCCTCGAGGACGTGTACCTCGGCGTCGTCGACGTACTCGGCGAACGCTTCGGGATCGGTTTCGATCGGGGGGAACGTGTCGTAGTGCTGTGGGAGGACGTGATCGACGTCGAGCCAGTCGGCAGCGATCGCGGCTTGCTGGGTCCCCATCGTGAAGTGGTCGCCGATGGGCAAGAGTGCTGCGTCGGGCGCTAAGTGATCGCCGATTACGTCGCGCATCTCGGACATCAACGAGGTGTCGCCGGCGTCGTAGACGGTCGTCGTGTCGGCACCTGCGTCGTGAGGATGGGCGTCGGAGATGACGAACCCAGCAGGCATGCCGGCATCGATGTCGTACTCGGTCATGATTCCGTTCGTGTGATCGGCCCGGACCATGGTGACGAAGGCGTCGCCACACTCGACGGTGCCGCCAAGGTTCATTCCCATGCCGCCGACGGCGTCCTCGAAGCCGAACTCCGCCTCACAGTAGGAGACGAGTTCCGGCGTCGCGACGAGCGTCGCGTCCGAGAACTCGCCTGCGTGGGCGATGTGGTCGGCGTGGCCGTGAGTCAACAGCACGTAATCGGGTGTGTCGATCTCCGACGGCTCCAGGTCGGTCTTTGGGTTGTCGAAAAACGGGTCGACTAGCAGGTCGGTGTCGCCAACCGAGACGTGCCACGTCGAGTGACCGTGCCAGGTGAGCTCCATAGCGTTCGAGCCGTTGGTTCGAGATCCACTTAAATTTAGGCGAGCGAGAGGTCGACGACACCACCTGCAGTAATCGGTGTGTCGTCCCGTTCGGTGGTGTAACGGGCTCTCCTGCCGAATGTACTATCACCAACACTTATCACCCATACCGTCCCCACTTATAGGCGGCCGCAGGCGATCTGACACACCACGCGTGCGGTCCGATCGCGAAGAGCGATCAGTTTTGGACGACACATTGACGCCACGGAGCACGACACCACGAAACACGACGCCGCCGACGCCCGTGGCGACCGTCGTCCCGACGATGCCGTGTCGTTTTCTATACGGGGCCCGTAGCCCGACCATGCTCGCACTCACGCTCGAGGAGTTCATGATAGAGTTG contains:
- a CDS encoding VOC family protein, which gives rise to MNGTLDHTMIRVSDLEKSLDWYQTHLEYEEKDRYEGDGFTIVYLGPEEMHEEGAMLEITHNEGEDVELGDAWGHVAVRVPEGELEEHYEQLMDEGVEDYRDPESCGGRYAFVRDPDGHEVEIVQRDVGETWSLDHTMIRVEDADEALGFWTRKFEYDEVGRWEADTFANYFVEPADAADEAMSLELTYNYDGRTYDQGDAWGHLCLRVDDLEGDWDQLVEREAPDYRAPESNDNMYAFTKDQDGHEIELLERDLEAESLFPF
- a CDS encoding Na+/H+ antiporter NhaC family protein; this translates as MSEFGALSLLPPLLAIVLALVTRKAVLSLFLGIWSGGVLYAGGPNPLADPWGWIEGVVASGFGIVPTFDWVVAAIIADDGFHAQILVFTLLLGSGVAMIWNLGGSYAVRNWALSRLETQREAGAVTWLLGLLLFFDDYANTAIVGSTMKDVSDQLLISREKLSYIVDSTAAPVATLGISSWVAFQLGLIRDAYDDLGLQDHPSAFEIFISSIPFNMYAILAIVMVAIIVGTRRDYGEMLDAEHRSLRTGKVYREDAQPMQDVEADLGDPEATNPRLLSFFVPVVVLIVVTIGSALLTGYDPGDGLYDMVIDADYATALIYGSFAMVLSGFVIGKVYDIFGFNEATDTTIDGFGLMLTAVSILVLAWGIGEVVAALDTGAYVAEYVGEHLPPSVLPAVILVTAAFIAFSTGTSWGTMAILTPIAIPVAWQLTGDHTMVAAVVGTIFSGAIFGDHTSPISDTSVLSSTFTGADLIDHVRTQFYYAGTVGIVAITLLLVWGITAISPLVLLSIGAIVLVVLVYALSELDARRKGVDPIAASVEQKHQGEPVKPASGSDDGAEAAFGGQEPTASAGPDEPTERTE
- a CDS encoding OBG GTPase family GTP-binding protein is translated as MGLEEEIKEIEEEIANTPYNKSTEAHIGRLKSKLADKKEQLEKQQSGSGGGGGYSVEKHGDATVALVGFPSVGKSSLLNSLTNAESETGSYEFTTLDVNPGMLNHRGANIQMLDVPGLIEGAASGKGDGQQVLAVVRNADLIVFVLSVFEIEQYDRLQEELYDINIRVDQEPPRVTVRPKHKDGIKITSSTDQELDEGTIKDVLRDQGYVNADLNLQETVTIDRLIDGLMDNREYIPSITCVNKVDLIEPDYKETVDAQLRERDLHPEAVTFISAEAERGLEALKDRIWDRLGLIRVYMNKPSRGIDWEEPLVVEEGTTVGEAIEKLGGEMEERFRFARVTGPSATHDEQQVGTDHVLEDEDVLKLILRR
- a CDS encoding VNG_1110C family protein, whose protein sequence is MSDPSRLRDSTQIVVRRETLNELEPPIDEECTVTVFEESEDYYRIIGSPVEIKQAGEYLARRGVSVP
- the ilvA gene encoding threonine ammonia-lyase — encoded protein: MLELSDVLEARERVRETARHTPLEYSDTYSSMTGADVHLKLENHQRTGAFKIRGATNRIATLSDDQREAGVVTASAGNHAQGVALAATRAGVDSTIVMPKHAPISKVKATRNYGATVVLEGSDYNEAAEYAHEIEREEGMTYLHAFDDEDVMAGQGTIGLEVVADCPDLETVVVPIGGGGLISGIATAIKGEKPDARVVGVQAEGASSAVPSLEKGERVSLDGVDTIADGIATRSVGEQTFPHIQERVDEVVTVSDPEIAMTIVHLLERSKTVVEGAGAVSLAAVLFEKFDYDENETIVPALCGGNIDLNTLSNVIVRGLVETGRYLKFRTVLPDKPGALEELLDIFTDHQANIYAINHDRTSRGVELNDAEVEIELEMRGPDHVEAFLADLRDADYEVDVLV
- a CDS encoding OsmC family protein produces the protein MSKEVTTTSAEGFSATNEIREFETAIDANGDAAPDTLEALLAAYGSCYVPALRVGGQQRDVEDLGKVEIDATGHLDDEDKLESIQFDVRVEADVDDETGEAIIERAFELCKVHDALKGDLHAETNFQGDAF
- a CDS encoding metal-dependent hydrolase encodes the protein MELTWHGHSTWHVSVGDTDLLVDPFFDNPKTDLEPSEIDTPDYVLLTHGHADHIAHAGEFSDATLVATPELVSYCEAEFGFEDAVGGMGMNLGGTVECGDAFVTMVRADHTNGIMTEYDIDAGMPAGFVISDAHPHDAGADTTTVYDAGDTSLMSEMRDVIGDHLAPDAALLPIGDHFTMGTQQAAIAADWLDVDHVLPQHYDTFPPIETDPEAFAEYVDDAEVHVLEGDETFEL